A window of the Desulforapulum autotrophicum HRM2 genome harbors these coding sequences:
- the hisH gene encoding imidazole glycerol phosphate synthase subunit HisH, with protein MSSDKKIAIINYHMGNLRSVEKAFQKIGVIAIITNDHREIKSADKIVLPGVGAFNEGMEKLKELKLIDPLEEAVLENKKFFLGICLGMQLLGTKSYETEETPGLNWIEGDVVKFNVKDLKVPHVGWNNIFYTRKNFLFQNIPDQTDFYFVHSYHFRPDIKDTLSQTNYGIDFTSSVNRDNIYGCQFHPEKSQKFGFEMLKNFANLKNDE; from the coding sequence ATGTCGTCAGATAAGAAAATCGCTATTATTAACTACCACATGGGTAATTTAAGATCTGTTGAAAAGGCTTTCCAAAAAATTGGTGTAATTGCCATCATTACAAATGACCATCGGGAGATTAAAAGTGCTGATAAAATTGTATTGCCAGGGGTTGGTGCTTTTAATGAAGGAATGGAGAAATTAAAAGAATTAAAGTTAATTGATCCATTAGAAGAAGCTGTCCTGGAAAATAAGAAATTTTTTCTTGGAATATGCTTGGGGATGCAACTCCTTGGAACTAAAAGTTATGAAACAGAAGAAACACCAGGGTTGAATTGGATTGAAGGGGATGTCGTAAAATTTAATGTTAAAGACTTAAAAGTTCCCCATGTCGGTTGGAATAATATATTCTACACCCGTAAAAACTTTCTTTTTCAAAACATTCCAGATCAAACTGATTTTTATTTTGTACACTCATACCATTTTAGACCTGATATAAAAGATACTTTAAGCCAAACAAATTATGGGATTGATTTTACATCATCAGTGAATAGGGATAATATTTATGGATGTCAATTCCATCCTGAAAAAAGCCAAAAATTTGGTTTCGAGATGTTAAAGAATTTTGCAAATTTAAAAAATGATGAATAA
- a CDS encoding ExeA family protein, translated as MLSKTMDVTTPLPMGDFFGWKRHPFADTYIQRQLWMSDDDKRKSETIRRLLHHGKSTALYGPSGSGKTTLIHGLISDLDKNVYLPVLLPYAGHPRNGLTKVLAQALGVDIKGRGTPLITRIQQHIEALSGSTNPRHPVLIIDDAQRVEPDSLWDLCSLLFRTAKQTVAASLVLVGDENLARQLELYVMLPIRSRLTGIMKINTMNEYETRLFILSRLKNAEAPEDLFTEDAIDLIAAYTRGNRRGVMNTATVALEEAYYHNEKNVTAEILYNSDWFNESE; from the coding sequence ATGCTATCAAAAACAATGGACGTCACAACACCTTTGCCCATGGGCGATTTTTTTGGATGGAAACGACATCCCTTTGCAGATACCTATATTCAACGTCAACTGTGGATGTCTGATGATGACAAGCGAAAATCGGAAACCATCAGGCGCTTGCTTCACCATGGAAAGAGCACTGCTTTATATGGCCCTTCCGGTTCCGGCAAGACAACCCTCATTCATGGATTAATATCAGATCTTGACAAGAATGTTTATTTGCCTGTTCTGCTGCCCTATGCCGGCCATCCAAGAAACGGCCTCACAAAGGTTCTTGCACAGGCCCTGGGCGTTGATATTAAAGGCCGGGGAACACCATTGATCACAAGGATACAGCAGCATATTGAAGCATTATCCGGCAGCACAAATCCACGCCATCCTGTCTTGATCATTGATGATGCACAACGGGTTGAACCTGATTCCTTATGGGATTTGTGTTCACTTTTGTTCAGAACAGCCAAACAGACAGTCGCTGCATCGCTTGTTTTGGTGGGAGATGAAAATCTCGCCAGGCAGCTTGAACTATACGTCATGCTTCCCATCCGGTCCCGCCTTACCGGTATCATGAAGATCAACACAATGAATGAGTACGAAACACGGCTGTTTATCCTCAGCCGTCTGAAAAATGCTGAGGCTCCAGAAGATTTATTTACGGAGGATGCTATTGATTTAATCGCCGCTTATACCAGGGGAAATCGCAGAGGGGTAATGAATACCGCCACCGTCGCTCTGGAAGAAGCATATTACCATAATGAGAAAAACGTAACGGCCGAGATTCTTTACAACTCGGACTGGTTCAACGAATCTGAGTGA
- a CDS encoding IS481 family transposase, translating into MATPDLAELAVWRYGIISRLLHRNGDEETLEEALIRLSSVQYRKLDGHFVSYSPDTLKKWFYRYRNGGLPALNNSPRKDIGTHGTIPQTIVDRLFKLREEHPRWTLSRMLDQLVQENLWDKKSPARSTLYRFAQTANLKRDPHLAAHVPARPFAYSFFGQLWMADFLHGPKIREKGKKRKTYLHAIIDDATRYIVHAGFFTAESTEVMMAELMASVRTHGKPIRFYTDNGACYASKHLKFVCANLGIHLIHTPPGKPRGRGKVERFFRSVRDQFLDGKKAPAKTLDGLNKAFREWVASYHKRIHSSLGISPLQKRLSHQSACKALPETVEIEPLFRMKRRCKVYLNNTIRLKRRIYEVIDALPGQRVDVWFMPWNLDMVWYGPELKPAKPVDPISNANRIRR; encoded by the coding sequence ATGGCGACACCTGATCTTGCTGAACTTGCTGTATGGAGATACGGCATTATCAGCAGACTTCTCCACCGAAATGGAGATGAAGAAACCCTTGAAGAAGCATTAATCCGGCTTTCATCTGTACAATATCGAAAGCTGGACGGGCATTTTGTGTCCTACTCTCCCGATACTTTAAAAAAATGGTTTTATCGTTACCGTAATGGAGGGCTTCCGGCACTGAACAATTCCCCCAGGAAAGATATCGGGACCCATGGAACGATTCCCCAAACAATTGTAGACCGGCTGTTTAAGCTGAGAGAAGAACATCCAAGATGGACCCTTTCTCGTATGCTGGACCAACTGGTTCAGGAAAATCTGTGGGATAAAAAATCTCCAGCCCGTTCAACCCTATACCGGTTTGCGCAAACGGCTAATCTAAAGCGGGATCCCCATCTGGCAGCCCATGTACCTGCACGGCCTTTTGCATATTCGTTCTTTGGTCAACTTTGGATGGCAGATTTCCTACATGGCCCTAAAATCCGTGAGAAAGGCAAAAAACGTAAGACGTATCTGCATGCAATCATAGATGATGCCACCCGGTATATCGTTCATGCCGGTTTTTTTACCGCTGAAAGTACTGAAGTCATGATGGCTGAACTTATGGCCTCAGTCCGCACCCATGGTAAACCTATCAGATTCTATACGGATAACGGGGCCTGCTACGCCAGCAAGCACCTTAAATTCGTCTGTGCCAATCTTGGTATACACCTAATCCATACTCCCCCTGGAAAACCAAGGGGCCGAGGTAAAGTTGAACGTTTTTTTAGATCGGTCCGGGATCAGTTCCTTGACGGGAAAAAAGCCCCGGCCAAAACCCTTGACGGCCTGAACAAAGCATTTAGAGAATGGGTGGCGTCATACCATAAGCGAATCCACAGCTCTCTTGGCATATCTCCACTCCAAAAAAGACTCAGCCATCAAAGTGCCTGCAAGGCGCTTCCGGAAACAGTAGAAATAGAGCCGCTGTTCAGAATGAAACGCCGTTGCAAGGTGTACCTGAACAATACCATCCGCCTTAAAAGGCGGATTTATGAGGTTATCGACGCTTTACCCGGGCAGCGAGTAGACGTGTGGTTCATGCCATGGAACCTTGATATGGTCTGGTACGGGCCTGAACTGAAACCGGCCAAACCGGTTGACCCGATCTCAAATGCCAATAGAATAAGGAGGTAG
- a CDS encoding imidazole glycerol phosphate synthase cyclase subunit, whose product MLKDWQLVKSIQFDSYRTIGHPTTTVRVYNARNVDELIVLDIDASLKNEEINTEIISDMADECFMPLTIGGGIDNTDAIYKVLKAGADKISINSKAIENQHFIREAAKIFGTQCIVCSIDVKNINGQYVVYNKKKGLIDIDPLTLAKEYESMGAGEILLTSVDNEGTQKGYDLELLSLFKEKLQIPLIINGGMGKPKHGVDAIQGGADALAAAYIFHFSQYTPAEIKKELYKFNIPVRLCI is encoded by the coding sequence TTGCTAAAAGACTGGCAGCTTGTTAAAAGCATTCAATTTGATTCATATAGGACTATCGGGCATCCTACAACAACAGTTAGAGTCTATAATGCTAGAAATGTTGATGAATTAATTGTGTTAGATATTGATGCTAGCCTTAAAAATGAAGAAATTAATACTGAAATCATTTCTGATATGGCTGATGAATGTTTTATGCCGTTGACTATTGGCGGAGGGATAGACAATACAGATGCTATTTATAAAGTTTTAAAAGCAGGAGCAGATAAAATATCAATCAATTCAAAGGCAATTGAAAATCAGCATTTTATCAGAGAAGCAGCTAAAATTTTTGGTACTCAATGTATTGTCTGCTCAATAGATGTAAAAAATATTAATGGCCAATACGTCGTATATAATAAAAAAAAAGGTTTGATAGATATAGACCCATTGACGTTAGCAAAAGAATACGAATCAATGGGTGCCGGAGAGATTCTTTTAACATCAGTTGACAATGAAGGTACACAAAAAGGTTATGATTTGGAACTTTTAAGTCTATTCAAAGAAAAATTACAAATACCATTAATTATTAATGGTGGAATGGGAAAACCTAAACATGGAGTTGATGCAATTCAGGGCGGTGCTGATGCCCTAGCGGCTGCATATATTTTTCATTTTTCACAATATACTCCGGCAGAGATAAAAAAGGAACTATATAAATTTAACATCCCTGTAAGATTATGTATATGA
- the pseF gene encoding pseudaminic acid cytidylyltransferase → MNIAIIPARGGSKRIPDKNIKSFAGKPIIAYSIEAAKASGVFDKIIVSTDSERIADVAQKYGAEIPFMRPEEISDDHTPTAPVLLHALNKLSKKNIIPDYICCIYATAPFCTHEYIKEGFELISGKKVSSVFSVTTFPFTIFRALKINQTGNLQMFYPEHELTRSNDLPEAYHDAGQFYWLECKTFLKQKELYTEDALPVILPRYRVQDIDTTEDWETAEHMYNALQMSKR, encoded by the coding sequence ATGAATATAGCAATTATCCCAGCACGGGGTGGCAGCAAACGCATCCCGGACAAAAATATTAAAAGCTTTGCAGGCAAACCAATCATTGCCTATTCCATTGAGGCTGCAAAAGCGTCTGGAGTTTTTGACAAAATTATTGTGTCCACGGATTCGGAAAGAATTGCCGATGTTGCCCAAAAATATGGTGCTGAAATTCCTTTCATGCGCCCCGAAGAAATATCCGACGATCATACACCAACAGCGCCTGTCCTTCTCCATGCTTTGAACAAACTGTCAAAGAAAAATATCATCCCGGATTATATCTGTTGTATTTATGCCACAGCCCCCTTTTGCACCCATGAGTATATAAAAGAAGGATTTGAACTGATATCAGGGAAAAAGGTATCGTCAGTATTTTCAGTAACAACATTCCCATTTACCATATTCAGAGCCTTGAAGATTAACCAGACCGGCAATCTTCAAATGTTTTATCCTGAACATGAGTTGACAAGGTCAAACGATCTCCCAGAGGCATACCATGACGCAGGGCAATTTTACTGGCTTGAATGCAAAACATTCCTGAAACAAAAAGAACTTTACACTGAAGATGCTCTCCCGGTTATTCTGCCTCGTTATCGGGTACAGGATATTGACACGACAGAAGATTGGGAAACTGCGGAACATATGTACAATGCACTTCAAATGAGCAAACGATGA
- a CDS encoding 6-hydroxymethylpterin diphosphokinase MptE-like protein: protein MNKFIMEKGPMGAIENLCFEKNVALLKKNHTLAWEKVCEAKDDVPDSTALVFAGNNKPNLKIKLPGNKSIFIHDRNDPGRESDAFLSMVPEKSTGVVLILGMGLGYLARAIAQQRKKIQHIIIFELNIEFFIHALKNMDLVELLEDKRVGFSLGEPEDVSDILKPANRAFMLENIHTSKLIPCFQVNNSYDTLATSVFEYVSEYNMEGATKTKHGQSFFENRIKHLTSIHHDRLLEDLTDKFKGVPALIIAAGPSLDKNIDQIGKAVGKSVIFSVDTALPSLLKHGIKPDFVTSIDYKSATYEKIAGVTSDPLCQGINLICASWVTPVVPKTFPGKNVFWAFTNSALENWINVSLGGKIAVDGAGTVAHMNLISAKIMGCDPVIFVGQDLAFSENRDHSSNVVLTNKESMERMLNDGQDILWVKGVNGPDVPTTRAFLSYKLAFERMIAHFDGEVINSTEGGAVIEGTQELTLAASIDRFCNDRVEVGDSYGQRRFNLGQSIKSILTKLIKLEKTITKADRLAVSILKDLAGFEKNRESSTCLSTLPLKLQKKIIELDSCHHKADKNPLWSLFDDMTMEGMRQDEREKNELEILEAIPGKYLEWLSKSIVRTDRVNKLRIKNLGKFKKQLNALINYHSNEKALLDRMEGTKFERPKVLELANLYYQSENYVLLERLLVKYDFKMEGAAVNYYSGIIALYRGEYGKAERSFQLSIESDESYEIKIFDKRYEMADHYVEMAGLKKGSIPPGGYNQVIRYLLLKGLKCCPTHGKLRDAFGKMAENDLQTVMLNIETSDKATLQKNKGLLENWIGIVTREKELQKCIGKNILSEFYWLYGNLLLESGDSTQALDCYQKALSLFPDNPDLHIAVTDACFALGDFDSGLESLKKAVDIDKNCAVYWKNMGDSLQAQKDYNNAIMAYEQYFMALPKQVEVLKNIGDCHKKLGNLDAAYEAYQQFKKIILDK, encoded by the coding sequence TTGAATAAATTCATTATGGAGAAAGGACCTATGGGAGCGATTGAAAATCTTTGTTTTGAAAAGAACGTAGCCCTTTTGAAAAAAAATCATACGCTTGCATGGGAAAAAGTATGTGAAGCTAAGGATGATGTCCCTGATTCGACAGCGCTTGTTTTTGCTGGTAACAATAAACCTAATTTGAAAATAAAATTGCCTGGGAATAAATCCATATTTATCCATGATAGGAATGATCCAGGCAGGGAATCTGACGCTTTTCTTTCAATGGTTCCTGAAAAATCCACGGGTGTGGTGCTGATACTGGGAATGGGACTTGGATATTTAGCCCGTGCGATTGCCCAGCAGCGCAAAAAAATTCAGCATATTATTATTTTTGAGTTGAACATTGAATTTTTTATCCATGCGTTAAAGAATATGGATCTTGTGGAACTCCTTGAGGATAAACGGGTGGGGTTTTCCCTTGGTGAACCAGAGGATGTTTCAGACATCCTTAAACCTGCAAACCGGGCATTCATGCTTGAAAACATTCACACCTCCAAGCTCATTCCCTGTTTCCAGGTAAACAATTCCTATGACACGTTGGCTACGTCGGTTTTCGAATACGTCAGTGAATACAACATGGAAGGGGCGACCAAGACAAAACATGGGCAGTCGTTTTTTGAGAACAGGATAAAGCATCTGACTTCGATTCACCATGATCGCCTGCTTGAAGATCTGACCGATAAATTCAAGGGGGTTCCGGCTTTGATAATTGCTGCTGGTCCGTCCCTTGATAAAAATATTGACCAGATTGGTAAAGCTGTAGGTAAATCGGTCATTTTCTCAGTGGATACAGCACTTCCTTCTCTTCTTAAGCATGGGATAAAGCCTGATTTTGTAACTTCCATAGATTACAAATCGGCTACCTATGAAAAGATTGCCGGTGTGACATCTGACCCTTTGTGTCAAGGGATCAACCTGATATGCGCGTCCTGGGTCACCCCTGTTGTTCCTAAAACTTTTCCTGGAAAAAATGTTTTCTGGGCCTTTACCAACAGCGCCCTTGAAAATTGGATTAATGTTTCCCTTGGCGGAAAAATAGCGGTTGATGGCGCAGGAACTGTGGCCCACATGAATCTTATCTCAGCAAAGATAATGGGATGTGATCCTGTGATTTTTGTGGGGCAGGACCTGGCCTTTTCAGAAAACAGGGATCATTCTTCTAATGTGGTGCTCACCAATAAAGAATCCATGGAGAGAATGCTCAACGACGGGCAGGATATTTTATGGGTGAAAGGGGTGAATGGCCCTGATGTTCCCACAACAAGAGCATTTCTTTCCTATAAACTTGCCTTTGAACGAATGATAGCACATTTTGACGGTGAAGTTATTAATTCCACAGAAGGTGGCGCCGTGATTGAGGGAACCCAGGAGTTGACCCTTGCCGCTTCCATTGACAGGTTTTGCAACGACCGGGTAGAGGTCGGTGATTCTTATGGTCAGAGGCGCTTTAATTTGGGTCAATCCATTAAATCAATCCTGACTAAACTCATAAAACTTGAAAAGACAATAACTAAAGCAGATAGATTGGCAGTCTCCATTTTAAAGGATTTGGCTGGATTTGAAAAAAATCGGGAAAGCTCGACTTGTTTGTCAACGCTTCCTTTGAAGTTGCAAAAAAAAATAATCGAACTGGATTCATGTCATCACAAAGCGGACAAAAATCCTTTGTGGTCGTTGTTTGATGATATGACCATGGAGGGTATGAGGCAGGATGAACGGGAAAAAAATGAACTTGAAATCCTTGAGGCTATTCCTGGAAAATATTTGGAGTGGCTCTCAAAGAGTATAGTGCGAACTGACAGGGTAAATAAACTCAGGATTAAAAATTTAGGCAAATTTAAAAAGCAGTTAAACGCATTGATCAACTACCACAGTAATGAAAAAGCGCTGTTGGACAGGATGGAGGGAACTAAATTCGAGCGGCCAAAGGTTCTTGAATTGGCGAATCTTTATTATCAGTCTGAAAATTATGTATTGCTGGAAAGGTTGCTGGTAAAATATGATTTTAAGATGGAGGGTGCTGCAGTAAATTATTATTCTGGGATCATTGCATTGTATCGTGGTGAGTATGGGAAAGCTGAGCGTAGTTTTCAATTATCCATTGAATCTGATGAATCCTATGAAATAAAGATTTTTGATAAACGCTACGAGATGGCTGATCATTATGTTGAGATGGCAGGTTTAAAAAAAGGGTCTATTCCTCCAGGGGGCTACAATCAAGTTATCAGATATTTGTTATTAAAGGGTTTGAAGTGTTGTCCCACACATGGAAAACTCCGGGATGCGTTTGGAAAAATGGCTGAAAATGATTTGCAGACAGTCATGCTTAATATCGAAACCTCTGACAAAGCAACACTACAGAAAAACAAGGGACTTCTTGAAAATTGGATTGGAATTGTAACCAGAGAAAAAGAACTTCAAAAATGCATTGGAAAAAATATTTTATCAGAGTTCTATTGGCTTTACGGCAATCTTTTGTTGGAAAGTGGAGATTCGACTCAGGCGTTGGATTGCTATCAAAAGGCATTATCCCTTTTTCCTGATAATCCTGATCTTCATATTGCTGTTACGGATGCCTGTTTTGCACTTGGTGATTTTGATTCTGGTTTGGAATCCCTAAAAAAAGCTGTGGATATAGATAAAAATTGTGCTGTGTATTGGAAGAATATGGGCGATAGTCTTCAGGCTCAAAAAGATTACAATAATGCTATTATGGCATATGAACAGTATTTTATGGCTTTGCCCAAACAAGTTGAAGTCTTGAAAAATATAGGAGATTGTCATAAAAAACTTGGAAACCTTGATGCGGCCTATGAAGCATACCAGCAGTTTAAAAAAATTATTTTGGACAAATAA
- a CDS encoding flagellin N-terminal helical domain-containing protein: MALTINTNISALSAHMNMKKTDSALSASLGRLSTGLRINKAADDASGMAIADSLKSQGLGLGQAIRNANDGINIVQTADGALDEAINIVNTIKTKSIQAAQDGQTFESRKIIQNDIDKLLEEVDLLASSTSFNGKKLLSGEFTNKSFQVGASTRETVGISIGSAETTKTGHVTTADLSVNDSGTLALNIHSNEQDKDFLLQAVDMQYNNSAENGIGALAKVINTQSDATGISAQAVVQSTSNGSIQAGEIGDDFKINGIDMGSISVSTNDSDGKLAAAINQKSDQTGVSAAVSQGILTLNSADGRAIKVDGDLGAVMGKDASNMSTFGELKITQSGSNSLSITDSDSGALTNAEFKLNDDLNNTSKMVVAKGSTLIDGSTLATGTKIGFDITTKSGETTEVDSTLKAGSKIKDGSTIAAGTTFGGTINILSGETLTEDSLLAKGSTLKSGTKLAAGTVLSTNITTSGGVISAGSTLSSESELVGDVTLLGDMTAKTGSILDAGSSMAKGSTLSNDIMTSGTSTLTQDMVLKKDSTLISGSTLKAGSTLGTTFEGTAITSGNFTQDMELANGSTLITASELAVGSTIGGDLDIDGETELLGDTTMAAGSIIASGSTIAKGTYLTNDITTSTGGTVKAGSTLEQDIATKGTNTLFNEMTVAKGTKLADTSVIANAGGGTASDISIEDSEVTRLSDIDVTSQEGAQIAIAVADSALKDYDKIRSDLGSTQNQLTSTISNISVTQINVNAAESSIRDVDFAAESQTFSKLQILAQSGAYAMAQANSSSQTVMSLLQ, encoded by the coding sequence ATGGCACTTACAATTAACACCAACATTTCAGCACTTTCAGCACACATGAACATGAAAAAGACCGATAGCGCACTGAGCGCATCCCTTGGAAGGCTCTCAACCGGTCTCAGAATCAACAAGGCAGCTGATGACGCTTCCGGCATGGCAATTGCTGACTCGTTAAAATCCCAGGGATTAGGCCTTGGCCAGGCCATAAGAAATGCCAATGATGGTATAAACATTGTCCAGACGGCAGATGGCGCACTTGATGAGGCCATCAACATCGTAAATACCATCAAGACCAAATCCATCCAGGCAGCCCAGGATGGTCAGACCTTTGAATCAAGAAAAATCATCCAAAACGACATTGATAAACTGCTGGAAGAGGTTGACCTGCTGGCATCTTCCACATCTTTTAACGGTAAAAAGCTCCTTTCCGGTGAGTTTACAAACAAGAGTTTCCAGGTGGGAGCATCCACCCGTGAAACGGTGGGTATCAGCATCGGATCAGCTGAAACTACAAAAACCGGCCATGTAACAACGGCGGATTTAAGTGTTAACGATTCTGGAACCCTTGCGCTTAATATCCACAGTAACGAGCAGGACAAAGATTTCTTGCTCCAGGCTGTGGACATGCAATACAACAACTCTGCTGAGAACGGCATCGGCGCGCTTGCCAAAGTTATCAACACCCAGTCAGATGCAACGGGAATCAGCGCCCAGGCCGTTGTGCAGTCAACTTCCAATGGTTCAATCCAAGCCGGAGAGATTGGAGATGACTTTAAGATCAACGGCATCGACATGGGTTCTATTTCTGTTTCAACCAATGACAGTGATGGAAAGCTTGCAGCAGCCATCAACCAAAAATCGGATCAGACAGGTGTTAGCGCTGCAGTAAGTCAGGGAATTCTCACCCTGAACTCTGCCGACGGCAGAGCCATCAAGGTTGACGGAGATTTAGGTGCTGTCATGGGCAAGGACGCTTCTAACATGTCAACCTTCGGTGAACTGAAGATCACACAGTCCGGTTCCAATTCTCTATCCATCACAGATTCCGACAGCGGCGCATTGACAAATGCTGAATTTAAACTGAATGACGACTTAAACAATACATCTAAGATGGTTGTTGCAAAAGGCTCTACTCTCATAGACGGTAGTACACTTGCCACTGGAACCAAAATTGGATTTGATATTACAACCAAATCGGGTGAGACAACGGAAGTGGATTCGACCCTGAAAGCGGGTTCTAAAATCAAAGATGGCTCAACCATAGCGGCAGGTACAACCTTTGGGGGAACAATCAACATTCTCTCCGGTGAAACCTTAACCGAAGACTCCCTTCTCGCAAAGGGCAGCACCTTAAAAAGTGGCACAAAATTAGCTGCAGGCACCGTGCTTTCAACGAACATAACTACAAGTGGTGGTGTAATATCAGCAGGTTCCACCCTCTCATCAGAGTCTGAACTTGTTGGGGACGTAACCCTATTGGGAGATATGACAGCAAAGACAGGCTCCATTCTTGACGCGGGTTCGAGTATGGCTAAAGGCTCCACACTAAGCAACGACATTATGACCTCCGGAACTTCAACATTGACCCAGGATATGGTCCTTAAGAAGGATTCAACACTCATATCGGGCTCTACGCTAAAAGCCGGTTCAACCCTAGGTACAACTTTTGAAGGTACAGCAATTACGTCAGGTAATTTCACCCAGGACATGGAACTGGCGAACGGTTCGACCCTAATAACAGCATCAGAACTTGCAGTTGGATCAACAATTGGAGGTGATCTCGACATAGACGGTGAGACCGAATTGCTTGGCGACACCACAATGGCTGCAGGTTCAATCATTGCATCCGGGTCAACCATTGCCAAGGGGACCTATCTGACCAATGATATCACAACATCAACAGGTGGTACCGTTAAGGCAGGCAGCACCCTTGAGCAAGATATCGCAACAAAGGGTACGAATACTCTCTTTAACGAGATGACCGTTGCCAAGGGCACAAAACTGGCGGACACTAGCGTCATTGCCAATGCCGGAGGTGGAACCGCTTCAGACATCTCCATTGAAGACTCCGAGGTGACCCGACTCAGCGATATCGATGTCACCAGCCAGGAGGGGGCGCAGATTGCCATTGCCGTGGCTGACTCGGCACTGAAAGACTATGACAAAATCCGGTCTGACCTGGGTTCCACCCAGAACCAGCTCACATCAACCATCTCCAACATCAGCGTGACCCAGATCAATGTTAATGCAGCTGAGTCCTCCATCCGGGACGTGGATTTTGCAGCAGAGTCACAGACCTTTTCAAAGCTGCAGATACTGGCCCAGTCCGGGGCCTATGCAATGGCCCAGGCCAACTCGTCCTCCCAGACGGTGATGAGCCTGCTCCAGTAA